A region of Micromonospora chokoriensis DNA encodes the following proteins:
- a CDS encoding Wzz/FepE/Etk N-terminal domain-containing protein, with protein MEIVDYLRVARRRLWVLVGVPLVATGAAAGIVLLAPQQYSGTAYVAAPALVGGAAGTQYTGTQAANQFVAAFGAAVTSPRVLADVAGDTGVTPERLRDGLAVTQVGASSQLEVTYTAGDRATVAPVLGATTTRALAFLFSSQVGIATSEVEAANADVTAATTAIGEWEKANKVSQPDRIYQATLGELTSLRQQQLSMQAVGNSRGAGAAAAAITAAQKKLDELGPKLPDYQALLAQRDAATGALSQAREGLQAARAQAQAADPKQVTSIGETHDVSRMAELVRTAVPVGGAGLLLGVLLVGVLELLSRARLTGRPTTAPTPSDPPAQTPAEPPVSARTVPAARP; from the coding sequence GTGGAGATCGTCGACTACCTGCGGGTCGCCCGACGGCGCCTCTGGGTACTCGTGGGGGTGCCGCTGGTCGCCACCGGCGCGGCGGCCGGCATCGTCCTGCTCGCGCCACAGCAGTACAGCGGCACCGCCTACGTGGCGGCGCCGGCGCTGGTGGGCGGGGCGGCCGGTACGCAGTACACCGGCACGCAGGCGGCGAACCAGTTCGTGGCGGCCTTCGGCGCGGCGGTCACCTCACCCCGGGTCCTCGCCGACGTGGCCGGTGACACCGGGGTGACGCCGGAGCGGCTGCGCGACGGCCTCGCCGTCACCCAGGTCGGCGCGAGCAGCCAACTGGAGGTGACGTACACCGCCGGCGACCGGGCGACCGTCGCGCCGGTGCTGGGCGCGACCACCACCCGCGCGCTCGCCTTCCTGTTCTCCTCCCAGGTCGGCATCGCCACCAGCGAGGTCGAGGCGGCCAATGCCGACGTCACCGCCGCCACCACGGCGATCGGTGAGTGGGAGAAGGCCAACAAGGTCTCCCAGCCGGACCGGATCTACCAGGCGACGCTGGGTGAGCTGACCAGTCTGCGGCAGCAGCAACTCTCCATGCAGGCGGTCGGCAACAGCCGGGGCGCGGGCGCGGCGGCCGCCGCGATCACCGCAGCCCAGAAGAAGCTCGACGAGCTGGGGCCGAAACTCCCCGACTACCAGGCGCTGCTCGCCCAGCGGGACGCGGCGACCGGCGCGCTGTCGCAGGCCCGGGAGGGGTTGCAGGCGGCCCGGGCCCAGGCCCAGGCCGCCGATCCGAAGCAGGTGACCAGCATCGGCGAGACGCACGACGTGAGCCGGATGGCCGAGCTGGTGCGTACCGCAGTGCCGGTGGGCGGTGCCGGCCTGCTGCTCGGCGTGCTGCTGGTCGGTGTCCTCGAACTGCTCTCGCGGGCACGCCTGACCGGTCGCCCGACCACCGCGCCGACCCCGAGCGACCCGCCGGCGCAGACGCCGGCCGAGCCGCCGGTGTCGGCGCGGACCGTGCCCGCGGCACGGCCGTGA